The Paenibacillus pabuli DNA segment AATCAGCGCGGGTCATCTCATTCAGATGATCTGTCCGCATCAATTCCACGGATGCCTGTGACAAAATGCGAACGCCATCAGGACTGATGCCTTTCCCAGTGAGCGCGTTCAGGAACAGCGCATAATCCCGTACGGTGGACAACAGCCCCGCCCCACCGCTCTCCAATTCCGTGCCTACACGGAACCCGTTACCATCCATGCGGATGGCTTTTTCGAGTTCATCATTGTATGCGTACTGTGGAATCAGACGTGACTGCTGCTCGTCGTTCAGATCGAAAGCTGTATCGTTCATGCCAAGGGGTCCGGTGATTTGTTCCTGCAGATATGTCCCGAAACGTCTGCCGCTTACAACCTCGATCAATGCTCCCAGCACATCGTGACACATGCTATAGTTCCAATGCGTACCTGGCTCAAATAGAAGCGGTTCCTTCGCGAGCGCTTTCGCAAAATCACGTGTCGGCAGTTTTCCATTGGTGCTTTGCACGGCTTCTTGGATGGATGGCGCACCAACGTCATACGAGAAGCCCGCTGTCATGGTAAACAAATCACGTACCGTAATGGCCCTTGTCGCTTTCTCCAGTCTGATTTCGCCATTCGGCATGGTTTTCTTCACATTCATCTCCGCAAACTCAGGCAGGTAGTCGGACACTGGATCACTGAGCAGCATATGCCCTCTTTCTACAAGCTGAAGTGCTGCAACGCAGGTCATGATTTTGGTCATGGAGTAGAGATTGAAGATGGCCCCATCGGCGATTGGTGTTTTCTCCTCCAGGTTAGCATAACCATTACGATAGTGGAAAACGGTGTCATTTTGATGTATGACCAGCACCTCTGCCCACGGAATTCTCCAGGATGTGATGCGATCAATAAATGAAGCAAGCGGTTTAAAGTCCATGTTTATCCGTCCTTCTATGTAGAATCGTTTATTAATGCACAATGTGAACCATGGTAACTCCACGAATCACATATCACTACTATACGACCATTTGTAAGCGTTGACTACCATCCGAAGTAACTTGTTCCACAAAAAGAAAAAAAGCCGCTAAACTAGCGACTTGAAGTTAAATACATTTCTCTAGCAGCAACCAACGCAGTGTTATACTCTATTGTATGTTGCCTTTTTGATGGTGTAACTACACTACAAGATTTCGATATACCCTTCTGTTCCATGCACACGAATTCGCTGCCCGTCTTTAATCCGTTTCGTTGCATTTTCCACGCCAACCACTGCAGGCAAGCCATACTCACGTGCAATAACGGCTCCATGGGTCATGAGTCCACCTACTTCGGTGACTAGCCCTTGGATGGATACAAATAACGGTGTCCAGCTCGGGTCTGTAAAAGCGGTAACGAGGATATCTCCATCTTCCAGCTCAGCTTCCTCCATGTTCAGAATCACACGTGCACGCCCTTCGATAACACCTGATGAGACAGCAAGACCAACTAATGCTTCGGCTGGTAGGTTTTCTCTTTTGTACTTACCTGCAATGATTTCGCCATCTGACGTGATCACACGTGGTGGAGTTAGTTTTTCATATAATTTGTATTCGTCTTTTCGCGTACTGATCATCTGATAATCAACTTTACGGTGACTTATCACTTCCCGAAGCTCTTCAAAAGTAAGATTATATATATCTTCTTTTTCCCGCAAAACGTCCGCCTGAACTAGTCGCTCAGCTTCCTTGAGCAAAGCTTGCTTATAAGTAAAGTAACGATGAACCATGCCGTATTTGGGGTATTCCCTGTACCCGCTCAAATTTCGAATGAGATCGATCTTTTCTTTTGTTTCTTTTGCTTTTTGCTCTCCATCAGGCAGCTGCTTCAATCGTCCTAATAACTCCTCTTCTTTTCTCATAGCCTCCTGTCGCCCTTGCTCAAACTTCCGACTGCCTTCGTTAGGCTCAAAGTTTTTGATATTACCCAGAATCAGGGGGACAAGTGTCAGTGGTTTTTCAATCCAACGTGTTCGGGTCAGATCAATCTCTCCGGCACAGCGCATTCCATATCGGTTAAGGTATGCATGGATCGCTTCTGATGCTTCCTGCCCACCATTGAATTGAACGAGCTCTTCCAGAAATTGATCCTCTTTAACATGTTGTAAGTACTGAATGACCTCAGGATAAGGACGAATCACATCTGCGACATCCAATAACGCGAGCCCCATTTCGGAAGTGATATTGTTTGGCACAGACTGGGAAATTGCATCTGCTGCGTTTTTCTCACCCAACCATTCGTTCATTTTGTCATTGAGCCAAAAGGAAGCGTTCATACCAGCTGTTATTACAGCTGAACTTCGCGGGTCAAATAATATCTTTCGAAGTTCCTGAATATCTTCCTGGATAAAATCAATCAAGTCAGATCCGGATTTTGTTTGAATGTTTTGTTTTAACTCTTCAATAGATGCTTCATTGTTCTTGATCAAATCAAAAACGATGGACGGATCTTGTTCATTGATTGGTGATGGAGATCCTACTGGGGGCAATCCTTTATTGCCACCACCGGGATTCTGCACTTTGTTGTCGCCTGGTAACGATTTTACAAAATCCCCTCTCTCAATCACGGTCATCAAAGCGTCTTTGATGAGCGGATCGGATTGACCGAGATTATTTAATATCATTTCTCTGCTGGCAGGTGCGGCTAGCATAGCCGTTACATCAACAAACAACCTTCCGCCCGCTACACGCATGGGTGCAGGAGTTGTCATGAGGTAAAATGACAAGCCAAGTGGTTTGATGGGATCGGTCATCATTTGTTGATGGGCAACAGATACGTATACGTGATTTTCTTGATCATTCACTTCAGGGATCGGAAATAACGTCGTAATCGGCCGGCTCTGCACAATAAAAAATGTGTCATCCGCCAAGCACCACTCGATATCCTGCGGGAAACCAAAGTAAGCTTCAATCTGTCTTCCTATCCGGGCCAATTCTAATATGTGTTGATCGGTAAGTGTTTGAGTCTTTTGCCGGTCAGGTTCGATCATCCGAGTCTCTGTTCCGCCTTCTTTTAGTCCGTAGATCGCGAGTTTCTTGGCTGCAATCCTTTTATCAATAATTTCTTCTCCCCGTACTTTATAACTATCAGCAGATACCAAACCAGACACCAATGCTTCTCCTAGTCCAAAACTGGCATCAATGGATAACACCTTTCGATTGGACGTAATAGGATCAGCAGTAAATAGAATTCCTGATGCCTGCGGGAAAACCATCTTCTGTATAATAACGGACAAATATACTTGGCTATGGTCAAATCCGTTCTGCATACGATAGATTACCGCCCGATCCGTAAATAGGGATGCCCAACATTTGCGAATATGCTGCAGAATGGCTTCCTTGCCGATAATGTTCAAATAGGTGTCCTGCTGCCCTGCAAAAGAAGCATGCGGCAAATCCTCTGCTGTTGCACTGGAACGCACCGCATATGCATGTTCATCTCCATATTGGCTGAGGTAGCGGCTTACGGCTTCGACAACATCGGACGGAATTTCCGAATCCAAAATGAGCTGCCGAATCTCTCTGCTAATTTCACCAATTTGATCACGCTCTTCTGCATGAAGCATCGTTAGTCGACAGAGCAAAGAGTGATATGTGATGTTCTGTTCGATGGCTTTTTGATATCCCAACGTTGTAACACAGAATCCCTCAGGAACTTGAATCCCTTCCCTCTTGGATAATTCGCCTAGATTCAATCCCTTCCCGCCAACAAGCCAAAGCTGTGTCCTTTCGATCTCCTGGAAACCCAGAACCATAGAATTCATTCAACATCTCTCCTAATCATCAAATTGAAAAAAATCCTTTGACAAGATTTTAGCGGCATGCTACAATAAAAATATAAGATAGATAATTTATGCCTACATACAAAATATTCTCGCGAACTGATCATACCATCGTGTTACTTTATATGCAATACCAAAAAAGGACCTGACTAATTTTGTCTGGTCCTTTTTTGGTATTTTCTTCATGCTCCTCCATGTGCTATGGGGTGTTGCAAGGAT contains these protein-coding regions:
- a CDS encoding serine hydrolase domain-containing protein, producing MDFKPLASFIDRITSWRIPWAEVLVIHQNDTVFHYRNGYANLEEKTPIADGAIFNLYSMTKIMTCVAALQLVERGHMLLSDPVSDYLPEFAEMNVKKTMPNGEIRLEKATRAITVRDLFTMTAGFSYDVGAPSIQEAVQSTNGKLPTRDFAKALAKEPLLFEPGTHWNYSMCHDVLGALIEVVSGRRFGTYLQEQITGPLGMNDTAFDLNDEQQSRLIPQYAYNDELEKAIRMDGNGFRVGTELESGGAGLLSTVRDYALFLNALTGKGISPDGVRILSQASVELMRTDHLNEMTRADYSWDHMGGYGFGLGVRTHISKSESGSLSPLGEFGWSGAAGCMAIIDPDSGLTVMYAQHLLNSQEPYIQRRLRNVVYSCM
- the ppsA gene encoding phosphoenolpyruvate synthase encodes the protein MNSMVLGFQEIERTQLWLVGGKGLNLGELSKREGIQVPEGFCVTTLGYQKAIEQNITYHSLLCRLTMLHAEERDQIGEISREIRQLILDSEIPSDVVEAVSRYLSQYGDEHAYAVRSSATAEDLPHASFAGQQDTYLNIIGKEAILQHIRKCWASLFTDRAVIYRMQNGFDHSQVYLSVIIQKMVFPQASGILFTADPITSNRKVLSIDASFGLGEALVSGLVSADSYKVRGEEIIDKRIAAKKLAIYGLKEGGTETRMIEPDRQKTQTLTDQHILELARIGRQIEAYFGFPQDIEWCLADDTFFIVQSRPITTLFPIPEVNDQENHVYVSVAHQQMMTDPIKPLGLSFYLMTTPAPMRVAGGRLFVDVTAMLAAPASREMILNNLGQSDPLIKDALMTVIERGDFVKSLPGDNKVQNPGGGNKGLPPVGSPSPINEQDPSIVFDLIKNNEASIEELKQNIQTKSGSDLIDFIQEDIQELRKILFDPRSSAVITAGMNASFWLNDKMNEWLGEKNAADAISQSVPNNITSEMGLALLDVADVIRPYPEVIQYLQHVKEDQFLEELVQFNGGQEASEAIHAYLNRYGMRCAGEIDLTRTRWIEKPLTLVPLILGNIKNFEPNEGSRKFEQGRQEAMRKEEELLGRLKQLPDGEQKAKETKEKIDLIRNLSGYREYPKYGMVHRYFTYKQALLKEAERLVQADVLREKEDIYNLTFEELREVISHRKVDYQMISTRKDEYKLYEKLTPPRVITSDGEIIAGKYKRENLPAEALVGLAVSSGVIEGRARVILNMEEAELEDGDILVTAFTDPSWTPLFVSIQGLVTEVGGLMTHGAVIAREYGLPAVVGVENATKRIKDGQRIRVHGTEGYIEIL